The DNA sequence AAGGCTGACATCGTCGTCGGCATCTCCCCCGCACTAACGGCCGCCTATCTCTCTTCGGGGCTGCCCGAACGGAAGCTCCGGCTGGTTCCCAATCCCGTTGATGTCGATCTGTATTCGCCACCGTCGGAGGAAGAGAGAAGCGCGCTGCGGGCCAAGCTGGGACTTGCCGGCAGCTTCCCTGTCGTTCTGCACGTCGGCGCTGTTATCAAGCGGAAAGGCGTCGATGTGCTGGCCGAGGCGTTTCTCAAGATCGCCGCTCACTACCCCAAAGCCATGCTTGTGATGGTTGGTCCGTGTCTCCATGTCAGCGACGCGGTCAAGCTTGCACCCCGGATAGGGCGAATGGCGGCAGCCGCCGGGATCGGAGACCGAGTGGTCTTCACCGGCCAGGTGGACAACGTCGACGAGTACATGAAGGCCAGCGACGTGTTGGTTCTCGCCTCAAGGAAGGAAGGTCTGCCCAACGTTGTTCTCGAGGCGATGGCGAGCGGCCTTCCGGTCGTCGCCTCGAGGTTGCCTGGCATCACGGACTACCTGATCGACGATGGCAGGAACGGGCGCGTGGTCGAAGAGGAGAACCCGGACGAACTCGCAGCCGCCGTGATCGACCTATCGCAGGATGAGGCTGCGTGCAAGGACATCGCGAGGCGGGCCAGAGAGACCGCCGTGACGCGGTTCGCTCCCGACGTGATCGACAAGCAGTACGAGGCCGTCTACGACGAACTGATGGAACCGGTGTGATCCCCGGAGACGCGCCCTGGCATCTGTCCGTCACGGCCTGGCAGCCCCATACCGGCGCCGTGGGTCCGAACGCCGGCCAGTCCCTTTCGTACCGGGCTTACTGAGGCGATACGGTGAGTCTGACGGGCATCGAGGGATCCGTGATGCTCACGGGCAGCCCGGCGGCAAGCTCCTCGCCTGACCGTGCCAGATCGGTGCCCGTGGCAGTGTCGACAACACGGTACACGGCCTCCTTCTCGACGACAAACCACTCGGGCGTCGAGTTGAGCCGAGGGTAGTCAACCGGCAGCTTCCAGATTGTCCGGTGACGAGGCTCATCGAACCGCAGGACGCCCTCCCACGGAGCGTCGGCGCTCAGGTAGAGGTAGAGCTGCTTCTGGTCGGTGTCCCAGGCGGCGCCGACGCAGAGGTCGTCGCGCCACGGGTCCGGCACAACACCCTGGGTCTTGTACGTGCCATACAGCAATGCCGTGCGGATGAAGTTCCCGTCGAGGTAGTACTTGTCAACGAAGCCGGATGGGGCCTGCATGCAGAACATGATCTCGATCTCGTCGTCTACCCAGCGGTGGCACTCGGGGATGTCGAAGCACTGGAGCAAGTAGAGCATTGACTCGATCGAATCGGCGTAGCCGTCCTGGTGCTGACCCTCCCATTCAAATGACTTGAGGCCGGCCACGGCACGCATCGTCCGCTTGATCTCGTCGGTGTACTTCGAGCTGCCCTCGGCAAGGTCGAACGTGACGTAAGCATTCGACACGTAGCCCCAGGTGTTTGATACGCCGTGGCAATGCCAGTCGGGGGCCTCCCCCTCGATGTACCGGCACCAGAGGCCTCCATCGTCCCGCGCGGCGGCCAGAACGGTGTCCAGAAACCGCCCGAGAGGCTCCCGATAGCGCGCTGCGTTCGGGCGGCCGCTCAGTTTCTCGAGGGCGTACAACTCGGCTAGCCCCACGATGATCTCGTTGCCGTGGTCGTCGATGATGGAAATGTCTCGAACGATGCAGTGGTTGGAGAAATCCCAGATGTGCGGGGGCAACCAGTTGTTGTTGGGCAGCGCATCGAAGAGGTAAGCCTCGGCAATCCGCTCAGCAAGCTCGATGTACTCATCACGCCCCGTGGCCCAGTATAGGCGCGAAAGCACTTGGAGCATCTCGCCGTTCACCTCAGTATCGGGTGCACAGATCATGCCGGCGTCCGTCTCAACGGCGGCTGCGTCAACCAACGCCTGCATGACCTCCTCGAGCCTGTCAAACCATGGCCCACGACCGAAACGCTCGCTGATCGCAAGCAGCCCGTCCTTCGCATACTCGGACGCGCCGAAAATGACGTCCGAGTCACGTTGGGAGACGATCCGGGTCGGCCGGAACCGGATTGCCTGCGGCATCGGCCCGCTGATCTCGCGCTCGCGGGCCAGGGCGTCGAGCCACACCTGGCCGCGGTCAGGGTCGAGATACAGCCTTGTCATGAGCATGAACGGGAGACAGTCACCCGCCGTGTCTTTGGGCACCCAGTGCGCCTTCCGGCTGCCCACTTCCCTCGGGATCAGACCGGTCTCAGGATCGCGCACGCCGCGCCACGCTTCCTCGGTCCGCCAGGCCCGCTGGAACGCCTCCTGGGCCAGAAACGAGTTTAGCATTGCCGCCTCCTCGAAGTCGTGGCGCGCATACGCCCTATACAGCGCAGCAACGACTTGCCGTCGGGCGCTTGCCCGATAAGGCGGCAGGATCCTCACCGGTTCGGTGATCCCCACCAGCTTGCGCGCCAAACGCCCGGCAGCGTGCCTGAGCGGCTTCACCTTCAGCACGACAACCACGCCCACGATCGCCGCGAGCGCCACAATGCCCAGACACGTCAGTCTCCTGGATACACGCAGCCTCATCGAGTACACCCCCGTCGTGGCAGGTTCAACGTCTCGCTACAGCGGACGCGGCAGTTGGTATCACACGCGCCTCCGGTGCGTCAAGCGGAGTCGGCTCTTCAGGGGAGTACCAAAGATTGTGTAATTTCGGTGGGCAGGTATAGGAATGGGTGTGACCTCATGGCCAGCGCAAACCAAACCAGAGGAGGACACACCCATGTCCAGAACGTTGATCGCTCTGTTTGAAGACTACGACGCCGCGATGGCCGAGTGCAAGCGCCTTCTGGGCGATGGCCCGGCCCAGATGGGTCGCTGGCTCACCGAGCAGTTGCTCAACCCCGCGCCGCGCGGGGCTCGAAGACGAGAGGGACCAACGGTGCCGCGCCTCGCTCTACGAGCGCACGCCCGAGCGCCGCGACTGGCGCAACGGCTTTTGCGAGCGCACGCTGCGCACCAAGATGGGGCCACTCGAGCTGCGGGTGCCGCGCGCTCGCTCGGGCGGCGT is a window from the Verrucomicrobiota bacterium genome containing:
- a CDS encoding glycosyltransferase family 4 protein, yielding MTRQHTPHWKLCLLSPYIPPAFSGAGLRAYRHAQRWHRRGALGCLVGHRRVCLAGQASGASKRGEIHDPLPASRVLAVPSGPLVGGNTLQRMLHAIPYAAAAFLYLPWLLVRRRHSFNIVHCFSATLLSLCAVGLAKLLKKKVMIEMTLLGDDDPSSLRKGRGGLSPRIRRWLFGKADIVVGISPALTAAYLSSGLPERKLRLVPNPVDVDLYSPPSEEERSALRAKLGLAGSFPVVLHVGAVIKRKGVDVLAEAFLKIAAHYPKAMLVMVGPCLHVSDAVKLAPRIGRMAAAAGIGDRVVFTGQVDNVDEYMKASDVLVLASRKEGLPNVVLEAMASGLPVVASRLPGITDYLIDDGRNGRVVEEENPDELAAAVIDLSQDEAACKDIARRARETAVTRFAPDVIDKQYEAVYDELMEPV
- a CDS encoding transposase, with amino-acid sequence MARPRWVAGSPSSCSTPRRAGLEDERDQRCRASLYERTPERRDWRNGFCERTLRTKMGPLELRVPRARSGGVHSKLLPRFRQVAPELDEGIGQLYRKGVSTRSAGPVLEVLLGAHVGASTASRVTRAR